Genomic segment of Bacillus sp. (in: firmicutes):
TCTCCGAAAAAGTTTGAATAAGACTCAAATTCATTGACGTTGACGCTTCGTTTTGTTTAGTTTTCAAGGATCAATCATCATCACTTTTTTAACAGTGACTTTTATAATATACTACATAAAGTTAGTTGTCAATAACTTTTTTTATGTTTATTTTTCGCTTTGTTTTCTAGTCTATCATCAGCGACGATAAATAATTTACCACAGTAACAATAGAGAGTCAATAAGAATTTATCAAAAAATCATTTTTTTTTGCGAGGATATGTTATATGTCATTGTTGATTTTTAGCAAGTTATTTACATGAAGCGAAAGGCGGCGACTCCAGCGGGAACAAGAAGCCGCAAGACCCATACTTGAGCGTAGCGAGGGAAGCAGCTTGCGGCTTGCCCGCGGAAAGCGTCCGCCTGCAGTGAAATGTATAAATATCGACAGTATCATTTAACAGAGCCTTTTGCAAAAATAGAAACCGCCGATTTTACTCGACGGTTAATCATAAAATCCACAGTTGAATACAAGCGAGTGCTAACACCCCTGGTATTCCTAAAAAACCTGAAATAGATGATGTAAGCAAATTAATTGGGACGTGAAGACCAATATAACTGCCAAAAGCGTTTAAGAAAAATAGAAATAATGCTCCAATCAATACTTTAATACACGCCTGTCCAACAAATTTTACGTATTTTCCAGCAGAGCTAGCAGTTAAAAGCAAAACAATCACCAAACTAATAATCGAAATGATAATTATCGGGTTCAAAAACGATCCCCCTTTTTCCCGTTTGTTAACATTTTATGAACAATTTGTCCAAGTAGAACGAGAAAAAGGGACTATCGTTCCATTCGTAGATTACGCTTTTTAGCTTCCCGTAGTAAATAAAAATATTTGGCCTCACAAATTTTCGTTTGACTTAGTAAGTCCTCGTTATAGTCAAAACTAATTTGTAACAAATTTTTTTGGCGCATCCATTCCGATTTAGCTTGTTCTAGTTGCCAAAGTAATTGATGATCAAATTGTTTACGAAGCTTTCCTTTTTTTCGAAAAAGCATATTCTTTTTCTCCTTGTAAAGGAATTATAGTTCTCTTCTTCCTTCTAGAGCTTTTGATAACGTCACTTCATCCGCATACTCTAAGTCTCCTCCTACCGGTAAGCCATGAGCAATGCGGGTGATGCGAATGCCTGTTGGTTTCAACAGCCGAGAAATATACATGGCTGTTGCTTCACCTTCAATATTCGGATTGGTGGCTAAGATAACTTCTTGAACGGTTTCATCTTGAAGTCTCTTTAATAAATCAGGAATATTAATATCTTCGGGTCCAATACCATCCATTGGTGAAATCGAACCGTGTAATACATGATACAACCCATTGTATTCTTTCATTTTTTCCATCGCTATGACATCTTTTGGATCTTGAACGACACAAATAATACTTCGATCTCTTCGTTGGTCTTCACATATATAACATGGATCTTGATCTGTGATATGACCACATATAGAGCAATAATGTAAATTTCTTTTGGCGTTTACAAGTGCTTTCGCAAAGTCTAGTACGGCATCTTCTTTCATATTTAGCACAAAAAATGCCAGACGAGCGGCCGTCTTTGGCCCAATCCCTGGCAATTTCATAAAGCTGTCAATCAGCTTAGATATTGGTTCTGGATAGTGCATATAGTTTCCTCCTAGAACATTCCTGGAAGGTTCAACCCTTTAGTAAACTGACCCATTGTTTTCGCAGTTAACTCGTCTGCTTTTTTCAACGCATCGTTTGTTGCTGCTAAAACAAGGTCTTGTAGCATTTCAATATCGTCTGGGTCCACTACTTCTTCATTAATTTTCACTTCAAGTACTTCTTTATGACCGGAAACAACGACTGTTACCATTCCACCGCCAGCTGTACCTTCTACTTTTTGTTCACCTAGCTCTTCTTGTGCTTGTTGCATTTTCTTTTGCATTTTTTGCATTTGTTTCATCATATTTTGCATATTACCCATTCCACGCATCATAATGATCCCTCCAACAATTAATCAATAATTTCAATTAAATCCGATCCTACTAATTGCACAGCATTAGCAACAACCGGATCTTCTTCCTTCTCGTCTTCTTTTTGGTCTAATTTTTGCGAACGAATAAAATCTTCCCTGATTTTTCCCCATTGTTTTTCAGGAACTCCGATGACGGCATATGGTACTCCTACTAGTTCTTCTAATATTCCAGAAAGCGCCTCTAAAAACCGTTGATTTTCCATTGCCATTTGACAATGAATCTCATATTTAAACTTTAAAATAAACGCTTTTGGAGAAGCAGCCACCGGTTCGGCTTCGTTTAATAATGCGGCTTGAGAGCGCATTTGGCGATTATTCAATGATTCTAAAAGATCTCCCCAGCGACTTTTAATTAAATTTAAGTCTTGTCTTGTCGCTTCTTTTAAGACTTGTTCTACTCGTCCAACCGGCACTTTAAATGAAGAACTTCGGACAGCGCGTTTGTTAGTTGACTGATTTTTGTCAACCACCTTTGGTGCTCCTTGCTTCAATTGCTGAACTTCCCGCTCTAATTCTTTCACACGCTGCAATAACTGTTGTACTTCGGAATCATCAGCAAACGAGCGGGAACGTTCGATTTGGCAAAGCTTGACTAGAGAAACTTCCAAATAAATGCGTGATTGATTAGAGAATTTCATTTCTTGTTGAGCCTTGTTTAATACATCAATATATTCGTAAATTAAATCCGTCGCTACTTCTTCAGCCAGCTGACGAAACGGCTCATCAATAACTACCCGATGATAAGCGTCTTCTAAGTTAGGTGCAGTTTGGTACAAGAGTAGGTCTCGGAGATAAAAAATTAAATCCTCCGTCAGTTTAGATGGGTCTTTTCCGCTTGCTAATAATTCCTCAAGAGACTGAAGGGCACTATGAACATCTTTTTGAAATACACTGCGAACTAATTGATTTAAGTAAGTTTGAGCAACAGAGCCCGTGACGGTTAACGCATCGTCCGTTGTCAACATATCCCCGCTAAACGACACTGCTTGATCAAGTAAGCTGAGCGCATCCCGCATACCACCTTCTGCTCTTCTGGCAATAATATGAAGCGCTTGCTCATCATACCGAATTCCACTTTCATCGGCAATTAATTTCATTCGATTGACAATCGCAGATGTCGTAATTCGCTTAAAATCAAAGCGTTGACAACGAGAAATGATGGTAAGCGGGATTTTATGCGGTTCTGTCGTTGCTAAAATAAAAATGACGTGTTTCGGTGGTTCTTCTAACGTTTTTAATAATGCATTAAATGCTCCAATAGAGAGCATATGCACTTCGTCAATAATATACACTTTGTATTTCACAGACGAAGGAGCATATTTTACTTTATCCCGAATATCACGAATCTCTTCAACGCCATTGTTTGAAGCGGCATCAATTTCAATGACATCTTGAATCGATCCGTCGGTTATTCCACGACAAGCCGCACATTCATTGCACGGTTCGGAAACTGGAGAGCGCTCACAGTTCACAGCTTTGGCTAAAATTTTTGCCGCACTTGTTTTCCCTGTTCCTCGAGGTCCAGAAAATAGATAGGCATGCGATATTTTTTCATGCAGGAGGGCATTTTGCAACGTCGTTGTGACATGTTCTTGGCCGACGACATCTTTAAAGTTTTGTGGACGCCAAACACGATACAAAGCTTGATAACTCATTTTTATCCCTCCTGCCAATTCATCTTTTTTATTCTCATTACATTATACCGTATCTAATCGGTTTTACAAAAAGGAATATAATAAAAAAATCCATCCTCTAATGGATGGATGTACTTTACTATGTAATCTGCCGTGCACCTTTCGTCGACAGATATCCATAAGCGTTACTCAAGCAGTTAGCTCAGCCCAGGCACCCCTGCGGCACATGAGAGGTTCCACTTAATGCTGCTTCCTTCCGGACCTGACATGGTTCATGGATTCCCATTGCGCAGGACCCAGACGTCAACACCACTTACTTGAGGCAGACCCTACAGTATATCAGCCTCGGAAAGGAGTTCGGCCTCGCTAGAGCGGATTGCGAGTACAGGGCACCGCTACCTCCCCGCTTAGCACGGCAAAGTTGATACCAAATTTAGGCGTCTTATTGACGCATATACAAGTATACTCCTATTTCACAAAAAATGCAACGAATATCCGCTGTCATTTTTTGTGATTAATAATCATCTATCTTTTTCTGTCGTTCTTTCTTTTTTCGTTCTCGAAGCTTTCGAAAAAACGATGTCAACAGTAAGCCACATTCCTCTTCAAGGACTCCAGAAACAACCTCGGCTTGATGGTTAAAGCGTTCGTCTGTTAACAAATTCATTAAGGTACCAGCACACCCTGCTTTCGGATCCTTCGCTCCGTATACTACCCGCTTGATGCGTGATAAGATGATAGCACCGCTACACATTGGACACGGCTCCAACGTCACATACAATTCCGCTTCTTCAAGTCTCCATGTCCCGAGCTTTTGACACGCTTGTTGAATCGCTAAAATCTCCGCGTGCGTTACAGCATCTTGAGTCGTTTCACGTAAGTTATGGGCAGTCGAAATCACTTGATCATTCCAAACAATGACAGCACCAATAGGGACTTCACCTATTTTTTCGGCTTTTTTGGCTTCTTCAATCGCTAGCTTCATGTATGATATATCTCTTTCTTCAAACAACGGAATCCAATTCCCTTCTTCACTACTTTTTATCGGTTTTTCTCATAATTTATCTTACCGAAAACAAACTAATCATTAAAGGAGAGATTGACTATGAAGTCACCATCGAATGTTGCCCTTCTTATTATTGATATCATCAATTCGTTTCGTTTCGGGCATGGACCTATTTTAGCTGAACGAACGTTATCGATCGTTCCACGTATTAAAGCGTTAAAAGAAGTTTGTCGTAAAAAGCAAATTCCTATCATATATATTAATGACAACTATAACATATGGCGAGCGGACGTCCAAAAGCTTATTAAACAATGTACCAATGATTTAAGTTCACCGATTATCAACGAGCTTCATCCGGACGAATCCGATTATTTTTTAATAAAACCCAAATATTCCGCTTTTTTCGGTACCAGCTTAAATCCCCTTTTATCTCAATTAAATATAAAACAGCTTATTTTGACCGGTATTGCCGGAAACATTTGTGTGCTGTTTACCGCCAACGATGCATATATGAGAGATTACCGCTTATTTGTCCCTGCTGATTGCATTACATCTGTGGACCCGAAAGATAATGAATATGCTTTAAAAATGATGAACTACGTGTTAGACGCACGGATTGACCCATCGGATCAACTTATTTCACTCCTATCTCATTTTTAACATGTATTCTCCTTTCCCTTCATACAATGTTTTTAGTGAATAAGGGTAAAAGAGGAGGTCACATAATTTGCAAATTCATGTTGTTCAACCGAATCAAACATTGTTTGGAATCGCTCAAGCCTATAGCATCTCCCCTTCGGAAATACAAACAGCCAATCAAATTCCAAATCCGGATAACCTCGTCGTTGGGCAAACGATCGTTATTCCGATTGTCGGACAATTTTACTGGGTACAAGCTGGTGATAGTCTTTGGTCCATTGGTCAAAAGTTTAATATTGATTATCAAGAGCTTGCTCGGATTAACGGTATTAATCCAAACCAACCGCTTTCAATTGGATTACGAATCTATATCCCACCTTCTCCAAAGTCAAGAGCAGAATTCAATGCCTATGTCGAACCATTTGGTCAAACGGTCTCTCAAGCATTAGAAGACAGTTCTCGAGAAGCTGCTCCCTATTTAACGTATTTATCTCCATTCAGCTTTCAAGCGAAAAGGGACGGTTCCCTCTCTGAACCACCTTTAGGAAACCTCCCAGCCATCGCCGAAGCCAATCAAAACGTACTAGTTATGGTCATCACGAACCAAGAAGAAGGACAATTTAGTGATGAACTCGGTCGAATTATTTTAAACGATCAACAAGTTCAAGAAAAATTTTTAAACAATATTGTGGCTACCGCGAAAAAATACGGGTTTCGTGATATTCATTTTGATTTTGAATACTTACGCCCTGAAGATCGCGAAGCTTATAATCAATTTTTACGAAAGGCTAAACAACGATTTAGCCAAGAAGGTTGGCTGCTTTCGACTGCTTTAGCTCCTAAAATAAGGGCTGATCAAAAAGGGAGATGGTACGAAGGGCACGATTACAAAGCTCATGGAGAAATTGTCGACTTTGTCGTTATTATGACGTATGAGTGGGGCTATAGTGGCGGGCCACCTATGCCAGTTTCACCCATTGGACCCGTTAGACAAGTACTGGAATACGCGATAACTGAAATACCACCAAACAAAATTTTAATGGGACAAAACTTATACGGATACGATTGGACACTTCCGTTTAAAGAAGGAGACATTGCCAAAGCATTAAGTCCTCAACAAGCAATCCAATTGGCTGTTAAATATAATACAAACATTCAATACGATTATAATGCTCAAGCTCCTTATATTGATTACGTGGACGAAAACGGGAAACAACATAAAGTTTGGTTTGAAGATGCTCGTTCGATTCAAGCGAAATTTAATTTGTTAAAAGAGTTAAATTTACGTGGGATGAGCTACTGGAAGCTTGGCCTTTCGTTCCCACAAAACTGGTTACTTATTTCTGACCAATTTGAAGTCGTTAAACGATAACACATTCTCCCCGCCATCTGGTGGGGATTTTCTTTATTTTTTACATAAAAACTTCCCTTGGAAATATTCCGTACTTTCACCTCTTAAAATATATGATAAAATAACCAATGGTGCTCTTTTTTCTGATAAGAAGAGTTGTATGCGGAAATAGACTCGAGGAGGACGAAGCATGGGGAATACGCCTTTCATAACGGTCGAGGGCCCGATTGGAGTAGGAAAAACTTCTCTTGCCAAAGCCATTTCACAATACTTTCAGTTCCATCTCTTGAAGGAAATCGTTGACGAAAACCCTTTTTTAGATAAATTTTATGAAAACATCGATGAATGGAGCTTCCAAACAGAGATGTTTTTCCTATGCAATCGTTATAAACAACTAGAAGATATTCAAACAAATTTTTTACAAAGAAAAGAGCCCGTCGTAGCCGATTATCACATATTTAAAAATTTGATTTTTGCCAAACGTACATTAAAAGAGGCTCAATATGAAAAATACGTTCAAATTTATCAAATTTTAACGAAAGACATGCCTCGACCAAACGTGGTTATTTATTTAAATGCTAGCTTAGATACGCTCCTGCATCGAATCAAAATGAGAGGTCGAGATTTTGAAAAAAACATTAGCCCTCTTTATTTAAAACAACTTTCCATTGATTACGAACAATTTATGAATGATTTTGAGCAAAATCATCCAGACATCCCTGTGTTACGCTTCAGCGGCGATGAACTAGATTTTGTGAAAAATCAAGAAGATTTACAGCTTATATTAGACCAATTAAAAAATTCTCTGCAAAAAGGAGTCAATAACTATGGATCTTCGCAATAAATACGATATTCCGAGTAATGCCGTTATCACCATTGCTGGTACCGTTGGTGTTGGTAAATCCACGATGACGAAAGCATTAGCGAAAGCGCTCGGTTTTAGAACATCATTTGAAAAAGTAGATACGAACCCTTATTTAGATGCATTTTACAAAGACTTTAAACGTTGGAGCTTCCACCTGCAAATCTATTTCTTAGCGGAACGCTTTAAAGAGCAAAAGCGCATTTTCGAATACGGCGGTGGCTTCGTTCAAGACCGGTCCATTTATGAAGATACTGGTATTTTTGCCCGTATGCATTATGAAAAAGGAAATATGTCTGCCGTTGACTATGAAACATATAGAAGTTTATTCGAAGCCATGGTCATGACTCCATATTTCCCTCATCCTGACCTTCTTATATATTTAGAAGGTTCTCTTGACGATGTAATACGTCGAATTCGCGAACGCGGTCGCCCGATGGAACAGCAAACTCCGATTGAATATTGGGAAGAAATGCACCGGCGCTATGAAGATTGGATCAACACGTTTAACGCCTGCCCAGTTCTTCGCTTAAACATTAACGAATACGATTTATTCGAAGACGAACATTCCATTGAACCAATAGTTGAACGGATATCTACGTTCTTAAAACAAACAAGAATGCTAAAAAAATAAAAGATTCCCGCTTTGTTGGGAATCTTTTTTGTTACCACAAGAGGGATGTTAGTAGCCACGGACTTCAGATGCGATAAAATGACAAAAAAAGAGTTGGCCATATGAGCCAACTTCTGAAACTATAAATTTATATTCGCACTCCAAATTTTAAAAGTAAAAAATTCGTTACAATCAGATGTAACGAATTCATCACAATCTCCAATATTTATGCGCTGTGGTTGATTCATCAGTTATGGCGGAGGAGGAGGGATTCGAACCCCCGCGCGGTTTGACCCGCCTCTCGGTTTTCAAGACCGACCCCTTCAGCCAGACTTGGGTACTCCTCCGTGCTGACAGAGATTAATTTATCATAACTATTTCGGGAAGTCAACAAACGAAAATGATGTTTAAATTTTTTAACAATTCAACCTAAAAAAGAGACTAGTCCAAAGACTAGTCTCGAGGTTTAATCACTTCAATGCCGCCCATATAAGGACGTAATACTTCTGGAATCACGACACTTCCGTCAGCTTGCTGATAGTTTTCTAAAATAGCAGCTACCGTACGACCAATTGCTAAACCAGATCCGTTTAGGGTATGAACATGCTCTGGTTTACCGTTTGGTTCACGACGGAAGCGAATGTTCGCCCGTCTTGCTTGGAACGCTTCAAAATTGCTACAAGAAGAAATTTCGCGGTACGTATTATAGCTTGGAAGCCATACTTCAATATCGTATTTCTTTGCCGCAGTAAAGCCTAAATCCGCTGTACACATACTCATTACACGATACGGCAATCCAAGAAGCTGAAGCACTTTTTCCGCATGTCCTGTTAGTTTTTCAAGCTCATCATAAGAATCTTCTGGTTTGACGAAACGAACAAGCTCTACTTTATTAAATTGATGTTGGCGAATTAGTCCTCGTGTATCTCGACCCGCAGAACCTGCTTCTGAACGGAAACATGCGCTATACGCTGCATAGCTAATCGGTAAATCATCACCATTTAAAATTTCATCGCGATGTAAGTTCGTCACAGGAACTTCAGCCGTTGGAATTAAGAAATAATCCTCTTTTTCAATTAAAAACGCATCTTCTTCAAACTTTGGTAACTGACCTGTACCTGTCATGCTTGTCCGGTTTACTAAGTACGGTGGTAACACTTCTTGATAGCCGTGTTCATCAATGTGTAAATCTAACATAAAGTTAATTAATGCCCGTTCTAATCGAGCACCTAATCCTTTGTAAAAAACAAAGCGGCTTCCAGTTACTTTAGCAGCTCGTTCAAAATCTAAAATACCTAATTCATCTGCAAGATCCCAATGCGCTTTCGGTTCAAAATCAAACGTTGGGATGTCTCCCCATTTACGAACTTCCACGTTATCGTCTTCAGACTCCCCTACTGGAACGCTTTCATGAGGAATATTAGGGATAGACAATAACAGTTGTTCTAATTCTTCCTCAACATCGCGTAATTTTTCATCTAACTCTTTAATCTTTGCACCTACTTCACGCATTTCAACGATCAAATGTTCAGCATCTTGCTTTTCACGTTTCATTTGCGCAATTTGCTGAGACACTTCATTACGTTTCATTTTTAACTGTTCGGTTTGAACAATTAACTCCCGTCGCTCTTTATCTAAGGCCTCAAATTTTTCAAAATCCGTTAAATCTTCTCCGCGATATTTGAGTCGTTCTTTCACTTCTTCAAAATTTGCACGTAAATACTTAATGTCTAGCATGCCAACTCCTCCTTTTATTAATAAAATTAAAAAAGCCCCCATCCCTAAATATAAAAGGGACGAGAGCTACCCGCGTTGCCACCCTCATTGAACATAGCACACTAGCTACGTTCCACTTCATTGGATAACGGCTACAACCGGAAGTACTTACTTGAATCCGTTCGGTACTTCACTCGAGGATGGATTCACAAGGTTCATTCACCGGTTCACACCCCCCACCGGCTCTCTTGAGAACGAAACACTTGCTACTAGTTCCTCTCATCGATTTAACACCATTCATTTTGCTTTAAATGTACAATAAGTTTAAACAGTTTTCAACCATTTTATGCTAGTTGTTTTGATTTTGCCTCTTCCACCATTTGAATAAAGTACTTTATAAAACGCTGGTCATCCGTTAACTCTGGATGAAACGAGCACCCTAAAAATTGACCATCGCGTGCTGCTACAATCCGATCTTCGTATTTCGCTAACACTTCGACGTTTTCCCCTACTTCAACGATATGGGGAGCTCGAATAAATACAGCCGTAAATGATTCGCCGATACCACGAATCGGTATATCCGCTTCAAAGCTTTCGCGTTGACGACCGAACGAATTTCGTTCGACCGTAATATCCATTAATCCTAAGTGAGGCTCATCGTAACCGACAATGTTTTTCGCGAGTAAAATTAATCCTGCACACGTACCAAACATCGGTTTGCCTTTCGCCGCAAATTCTTTTAACGCATCCATAAAGTCGTATTTGTCAATAAGTCTTCTCATTGTTGTACTCTCGCCACCTGGAAGAATGAGCCCATCTATTTCATCTAATTGCTCTTTCCGTTTAATGACAACGGCTTCCGCTCCCGCTTCTTCAATTGAACGAACGTGCTCGCGTACAGCACCTTGAAGTCCTAATACACCAATTTTCACCATATCAACTTCTCCTTACCAGCCACGTTCTTGCATGCGAGATTCAGGTGTAAGCGAAGAAATTTCAATTCCTTTCATCGCTGTCCCTAGTCCTTTAGAAAGGTGAGCAATTAACTCATAATCTTCATAATGAGTTGTTGCTTCCACGATAGCTTTTGCGTATTTCGCTGGGTTTTCGGATTTAAAAATACCAGAACCAACAAACACGCCATCTGCTCCTAATTGCATCATTAATGCCGCATCCGCAGGAGTTGCTACACCACCTGCAGCAAAGTTAACGACTGGAAGACGACCAAGACGCTTAATTTCTAAAAGCACATCGTAAGGAGCACCTAGTAATTTTGCTTCTGTCATTAGTTCGTCTTCGCTCATGCTTACCACTTTACGAACTTGTGCATTCACTTTACGCATATGACGTACTGCTTCTACAATATTTCCAGTACCAGGCTCACCTTTTGTTCGTAACATGGACGCGCCTTCACCGATTCGGCGAGCAGCTTCTCCTAAGTCTCTACAACCGCACACAAATGGTACAGTAAATTCTTTTTTGTTAATGTGGAACTCTTCATCAGCAGGTGTTAAAACTTCACTTTCATCGATGTAGTCAACACCCATTGCTTCTAGCACGCGAGCTTCGACAATATGGCCAATACGCGCTTTCGCCATAACAGGAATGCTTACTGCATTCATTACCTCTTCAATAACACGAGGATCCGCCATTCTCGCTACGCCACCAGCGGCACGAATATCAGCTGGAACACGTTCAAGTGCCATAACCGCTACCGCACCAGCTTCCTCAGCAATTTTTGCTTGTTCCGCATTGACAACGTCCATAATGACGCCGCCTTTTTGCATTTCCGCCATCCCACGCTTTACTCGATCTGTACCCGTTTTCACGTGAATTCCCCTTTCTATTTCAAACATTCAGATAACGCCAAGGAAAAATAAAAAAAAATCACCAAAAAATTGTTTTTCCCTCATGCTAAATAAACAACAAAAAAGGTCTCCTGTCAAGACAAGGAGACCTTGCAATTAAAACCAACCTTTCACCGTATCGGTTACTCCATTCCAAATATCACCGAAAAAACTGCCGATTGCCCGCATCATGAGGACAAACCAATTTGCTTTTTCGACTTGATTAGAAGTTACTACATCCACTTGCTCCAGTTTTCGTCCTTCGTCGTATAGATAACTATATTTATCCGAACCCGTGTAATCATAAGTGAATGTTCCAACGGTTGCTCCTTTTTCAACAGGGGCCTCTAATTGGCCTTCTTCATTTAATGCGTTTTTGTCAATTACCAATTTTGGTTTGTATAAGTCTGTTTCCCCATTTTTGACGAGAACTTTTAACGGCTCTTTTGTCTTAATAGCTACTTCTTTTTCTTTTCCTTTTACGACTGGTAGTGTTTTATGATCTTTTAATTGATAACCAGATGGATACAATTCTTGAAAGGAAAAATTGCTAAAAGCGTAATTAAACATTTTTTTCGTTTCATCAAAACGAGCTTTATAGCTTCCTTTACCGTCTGGTGTTTTTGCATTCATCACAACTGTAATGTAACGAATGCCATTTCGCTCAGCAGTCCCTGTAAAACAGTAGCCAGCTAAATCCGTTGTTCCTGTTTTAATGCCGTCTACCCCTTCATATCCGTACACTAACGAAGGAAGCATCCAGTTCCAGTTTTGCATATCAATCTCATCGTCAGTACCTTCACGGAATTTCTTTTTCGGGATACTTGCTGTTTCTAACACTTCTGGGAAACGGTTAATGAGCTGATAAGCTAATTTAGCTGTTGCCCGAGCTGACATGACGTTCTCATCTTCTGGGCCTGTTCCTTCCGGGTGCATGCCTTTTAAATCACGGTTGTTTAAACCAGTAGAATTGACAAATTTATAATCTTGAAGGCCTAATTCACCCGCTTTTTCATTCATTAATTTTACAAAATTTGATTCAGACCCGGCAATTACTTCTGCTAAAGCAATCGTAGCGCCATTGGCCGAATAAATCACCATTGCTTCGT
This window contains:
- a CDS encoding pro-sigmaK processing inhibitor BofA family protein, with protein sequence MNPIIIISIISLVIVLLLTASSAGKYVKFVGQACIKVLIGALFLFFLNAFGSYIGLHVPINLLTSSISGFLGIPGVLALACIQLWIL
- a CDS encoding YaaL family protein, whose translation is MLFRKKGKLRKQFDHQLLWQLEQAKSEWMRQKNLLQISFDYNEDLLSQTKICEAKYFYLLREAKKRNLRMER
- the recR gene encoding recombination protein RecR, whose translation is MHYPEPISKLIDSFMKLPGIGPKTAARLAFFVLNMKEDAVLDFAKALVNAKRNLHYCSICGHITDQDPCYICEDQRRDRSIICVVQDPKDVIAMEKMKEYNGLYHVLHGSISPMDGIGPEDINIPDLLKRLQDETVQEVILATNPNIEGEATAMYISRLLKPTGIRITRIAHGLPVGGDLEYADEVTLSKALEGRREL
- a CDS encoding YbaB/EbfC family nucleoid-associated protein; the encoded protein is MRGMGNMQNMMKQMQKMQKKMQQAQEELGEQKVEGTAGGGMVTVVVSGHKEVLEVKINEEVVDPDDIEMLQDLVLAATNDALKKADELTAKTMGQFTKGLNLPGMF
- the dnaX gene encoding DNA polymerase III subunit gamma/tau — its product is MSYQALYRVWRPQNFKDVVGQEHVTTTLQNALLHEKISHAYLFSGPRGTGKTSAAKILAKAVNCERSPVSEPCNECAACRGITDGSIQDVIEIDAASNNGVEEIRDIRDKVKYAPSSVKYKVYIIDEVHMLSIGAFNALLKTLEEPPKHVIFILATTEPHKIPLTIISRCQRFDFKRITTSAIVNRMKLIADESGIRYDEQALHIIARRAEGGMRDALSLLDQAVSFSGDMLTTDDALTVTGSVAQTYLNQLVRSVFQKDVHSALQSLEELLASGKDPSKLTEDLIFYLRDLLLYQTAPNLEDAYHRVVIDEPFRQLAEEVATDLIYEYIDVLNKAQQEMKFSNQSRIYLEVSLVKLCQIERSRSFADDSEVQQLLQRVKELEREVQQLKQGAPKVVDKNQSTNKRAVRSSSFKVPVGRVEQVLKEATRQDLNLIKSRWGDLLESLNNRQMRSQAALLNEAEPVAASPKAFILKFKYEIHCQMAMENQRFLEALSGILEELVGVPYAVIGVPEKQWGKIREDFIRSQKLDQKEDEKEEDPVVANAVQLVGSDLIEIID
- a CDS encoding nucleoside deaminase, coding for MKLAIEEAKKAEKIGEVPIGAVIVWNDQVISTAHNLRETTQDAVTHAEILAIQQACQKLGTWRLEEAELYVTLEPCPMCSGAIILSRIKRVVYGAKDPKAGCAGTLMNLLTDERFNHQAEVVSGVLEEECGLLLTSFFRKLRERKKKERQKKIDDY
- a CDS encoding cysteine hydrolase, which translates into the protein MKSPSNVALLIIDIINSFRFGHGPILAERTLSIVPRIKALKEVCRKKQIPIIYINDNYNIWRADVQKLIKQCTNDLSSPIINELHPDESDYFLIKPKYSAFFGTSLNPLLSQLNIKQLILTGIAGNICVLFTANDAYMRDYRLFVPADCITSVDPKDNEYALKMMNYVLDARIDPSDQLISLLSHF
- a CDS encoding glycoside hydrolase family 18 protein, with translation MQIHVVQPNQTLFGIAQAYSISPSEIQTANQIPNPDNLVVGQTIVIPIVGQFYWVQAGDSLWSIGQKFNIDYQELARINGINPNQPLSIGLRIYIPPSPKSRAEFNAYVEPFGQTVSQALEDSSREAAPYLTYLSPFSFQAKRDGSLSEPPLGNLPAIAEANQNVLVMVITNQEEGQFSDELGRIILNDQQVQEKFLNNIVATAKKYGFRDIHFDFEYLRPEDREAYNQFLRKAKQRFSQEGWLLSTALAPKIRADQKGRWYEGHDYKAHGEIVDFVVIMTYEWGYSGGPPMPVSPIGPVRQVLEYAITEIPPNKILMGQNLYGYDWTLPFKEGDIAKALSPQQAIQLAVKYNTNIQYDYNAQAPYIDYVDENGKQHKVWFEDARSIQAKFNLLKELNLRGMSYWKLGLSFPQNWLLISDQFEVVKR
- a CDS encoding deoxynucleoside kinase gives rise to the protein MGNTPFITVEGPIGVGKTSLAKAISQYFQFHLLKEIVDENPFLDKFYENIDEWSFQTEMFFLCNRYKQLEDIQTNFLQRKEPVVADYHIFKNLIFAKRTLKEAQYEKYVQIYQILTKDMPRPNVVIYLNASLDTLLHRIKMRGRDFEKNISPLYLKQLSIDYEQFMNDFEQNHPDIPVLRFSGDELDFVKNQEDLQLILDQLKNSLQKGVNNYGSSQ
- a CDS encoding deoxynucleoside kinase codes for the protein MDLRNKYDIPSNAVITIAGTVGVGKSTMTKALAKALGFRTSFEKVDTNPYLDAFYKDFKRWSFHLQIYFLAERFKEQKRIFEYGGGFVQDRSIYEDTGIFARMHYEKGNMSAVDYETYRSLFEAMVMTPYFPHPDLLIYLEGSLDDVIRRIRERGRPMEQQTPIEYWEEMHRRYEDWINTFNACPVLRLNINEYDLFEDEHSIEPIVERISTFLKQTRMLKK